In one Epinephelus moara isolate mb chromosome 6, YSFRI_EMoa_1.0, whole genome shotgun sequence genomic region, the following are encoded:
- the LOC126392449 gene encoding NADH dehydrogenase [ubiquinone] flavoprotein 1, mitochondrial-like has product MLPRRMLWGAVTRQVAPRLTYSTAAQPQAKPKKTKFGPLSDEDRIFTNLYGRHDWRLKGSLKRGDWYKTKEIILKGPDWILNEVKISGLRGRGGAGFPTGMKWSFMNKPSGGRPKYLVVNADEGEPGTCKDREIMRHDPHKLIEGCLIAGRAMGARAAYIYIRGEFYNESSNLQVAINEAYKAKLIGKNACGSGYDFDVFVMRGAGAYICGEETALIESLEGKQGKPRLKPPFPADIGVFGCPTTVSNVETVAVAPAICRRGGAWFASFGRERNSGTKLFNISGHVNTPCTVEEEMSIPLRELIERHAGGVRGGWDNLLGVIPGGSSTPIIPRHVCDDVLMDFDDLVRAETALGTAAVIVMDKSTDVIRAIARLVEFYKHESCGQCTPCREGVDWMDKMMWRFVRGEAAASEIDMIWELSKQIEGHTICALGDGAAWPVQGLIRHFRPVMERRIAQYNKKNPPREPVIEMI; this is encoded by the exons ATGCTGCCTCGGCGGATGCTGTGGGGCGCTGTGACTCGTCAGGTGGCACCGCGGCTGACCTACAGCACTGCTGCACAGCCGCAG GCGAAGCCAAAAAAGACCAAGTTTGGCCCTCTGAGTGACGAAGACCGGATATTCACCAACTTATATGGCCGGCATGACTGGag ACTCAAGGGCTCCCTCAAACGAGGAGACTGGTACAAGACTAAAGAGATCATCCTGAAGGGACCCGACTGGATCCTGAACGAGGTGAAAATCTCCGGGCTTcgaggcagaggaggagcaggctTCCCCACCGGCATGAAGTGGAGCTTCATGAACAAACCCAGCGGTGGCAG GCCAAAGTACCTGGTGGTGAACGCTGATGAGGGGGAGCCAGGGACATGTAAAGACCGTGAGATAATGCGTCACGACCCTCATAAACTAATAGAAGGCTGTCTGATCGCTGGGAGAGCCATGGGCGCTCGTGCTGCGTACATCTACATCAGAGGAGAGTTTTACAACGAGTCATCAAATCTTCAG GTGGCTATCAATGAGGCATACAAAGCAAAGCTGATAGGGAAGAATGCCTGCGGATCTGGGTATGACTTTGATGTGTTTGTGATGCGGGGAGCCGGAGCCTACATCTGTGGGGAGGAGACAGCCCTCATCGAGTCTCTTGAAGGCAAACAAGGGAAGCCCAGGCTCAAACCGCCATTCCCTGCAGACATAG GGGTGTTTGGATGCCCGACAACAGTTTCCAACGTGGAGACGGTTGCTGTGGCACCTGCGATCTGTCGTCGTGGCGGAGCTTGGTTCGCCAGCTTTGGGAGGGAGAGGAACTCTGGGACGAAGCTGTTCAACATCTCCGGTCACGTGAACACACCATGCACCGTGGAGGAGGAGATGTCTATTCCTCTGAGGGAGCTAATAGAGAGACacgcag GAGGAGTGAGGGGCGGCTGGGACAATCTATTAGGAGTGATCCCAGGGGGGTCCTCCACTCCCATCATCCCTCGGCACGTGTGCGATGATGTTTTGATGGATTTTGATGACCTGGTCCGTGCAGAGACGGCACTGGGAACTGCTGCTGTCATAGTTATGGATAAATCG ACTGATGTGATCCGAGCCATCGCACGCCTGGTTGAGTTCTACAAACATGAGAGCTGTGGCCAGTGCACCCCCTGCAGGGAAG GAGTCGACTGGATGGACAAAATGATGTGGAGGTTTGTTCGAGGAGAAGCAGCAGCTTCAGAGATCGACATGATCTGGGAGCTGAGCAAACAGATAGAGGGACACACCATCTGTGCCCTGGGAGACGGAGCTGCCTGGCCTGTGCAG GGACTGATCCGCCACTTCAGGCCCGTCATGGAGCGCCGCATTGCTCAGTATAACAAGAAAAACCCTCCGAGAGAGCCGGTGATTGAGATGATCTGA
- the zbtb7b gene encoding zinc finger and BTB domain-containing protein 7B isoform X2 gives MDAMRHTLPRLQLTVPMPMKTGKVAMSPGEDGLIGIPFPEHSNELLSHLNDQRRSGLLCDLTLTSRGARYPTHRSVMAAVSLYFRRLFGTEEGGGEGGGGFSVCQLDCVAPDALDALLEFAYTATLTIPSSGMRDVLRGAQLLGIQCVADACRDILGEKAEVEPAEEQRAQHMATDRMAGGNSMVERGSRRKTDRKKVKKVGPHHINSSVLNPPPASPVSHPSPASDSFRSLPSTQPPSPEQEELRLKAGQNGDPRVIRNPERGATLNGGQLHWLHERPRIAQPPPVPPLSDKLSEDEEGFGDDSMLMESTSIPTSVADRGAVASTVGGGRKRKSQTPQQCPVCQKIIHGAGKLPRHMRTHTGEKPFQCSACGVRFTRNDKLKIHMRKHTGERPYPCPHCSARFLHSYDLKNHLSLHSGARPFECPLCHKAFAREDHLQRHRKGHSCLELRPRRPRRGAELGEDGRGDGGVREQSNPLDALSLQAHASAFLPHTLLDGGSGSGAGPHMMFPGDIERERSLALQALAHIRPHRLAGYPELFLRSLELRAGREAEGEDPGGTNSPVTQRDRWAEEAEEEIGEEEAEEEE, from the exons ATGGATGCCATGAGACACACGCTGCCTCGTCTCCAGCTGACTGTGCCAATGCCCATGAAGACAGGGAAG GTGGCAATGTCTCCAGGAGAGGACGGTCTGATTGGGATCCCCTTCCCGGAGCACAGCAACGAGCTCTTATCACACCTAAATGACCAGAGAAGGTCAGGACTCCTCTGTGACCTCACTCTGACGTCCCGTGGGGCACGCTACCCGACTCACCGCTCCGTCATGGCCGCCGTCAGTCTCTACTTCCGTCGGCTGTTCGggacagaggaggggggaggtgAGGGCGGGGGAGGTTTCAGCGTGTGCCAGCTGGACTGCGTGGCCCCCGACGCCCTGGACGCCCTGCTGGAGTTCGCCTACACTGCCACTCTGACCATCCCCAGCTCCGGGATGAGAGATGTGCTGCGAGGGGCTCAGCTCCTGGGCATCCAGTGTGTGGCTGACGCGTGCAGAGACATCCTGGGGGAGAAAGCGGAGGTGGAGCcggcagaggagcagagagccCAGCACATGGCTACTGACAGGATGGCGGGGGGCAATAGTATGGTGGAGAGAGGGTCTCGAAGAAAAACGGACAGAAAGAAGGTGAAAAAAGTGGGACCGCATCATATCAACTCCTCGGTTTTGAACCCACCGCCTGCGTCTCCTGTCTCGCACCCTTCACCTGCATCCGACAGCTTCCGCTCCCTGCCGTCCACCCAGCCTCCCAGCCCCGAACAGGAGGAGCTTCGCCTCAAAGCCGGGCAGAACGGAGATCCCAGGGTGATCAGAAATCCAGAGAGAGGGGCCACACTAAATGGCGGGCAGCTTCACTGGCTGCACGAGCGCCCCCGTATAGCCCAGCCGCCTCCTGTCCCGCCCTTGagtgacaagctgtcagagGACGAGGAGGGTTTTGGGGATGACAGTATGCTGATGGAAAGCACCTCCATACCTACCTCTGTAGCTGATCGAGGAGCGGTGGCGTCCACAGTGGGaggtgggaggaagaggaagtctcAGACACCCCAGCAGTGCCCCGTTTGTCAGAAGATCATCCATGGAGCAGGGAAGCTGCCCCGAcacatgagaacacacacaggagagaagcccTTTCAGTGCTCGGCATGTGGAGTCCGTTTCACCCG GAATGATAAGTTGAAGATCCACATGAGGAAACACACAGGCGAGCGTCCTTACCCCTGCCCGCACTGCTCTGCCCGCTTTCTGCACTCATACGACCTCAAAAACCACCTGTCCCTCCACAGTGGGGCGAGGCCCTTCGAGTGCCCGCTCTGCCACAAGGCCTTTGCCCGAGAGGACCACCTCCAGCGTCACCGCAAGGGACACAGCTGCCTGGAGCTGCGGCCACGCCGGCCCAGACGTGGGGCAGAGCTTGGGGAGGATGGGAGAGGGGACGGAGGCGTGAGGGAGCAGTCCAACCCTCTGGATGCTTTGTCCTTACAGGCCCACGCCTCAGCGTTCCTCCCTCACACATTGCTAGATGGTGGGAGTGGATCCGGCGCCGGGCCCCACATGATGTTTCCAGGTGACATCGAGAGGGAGCGGTCTCTCGCCCTTCAGGCTCTGGCTCATATCAGGCCTCACAGGCTGGCCGGCTACCCTGAGCTCTTCCTACGAAGCCTGGAGCTGCGAGCGGgcagagaggccgagggagaAGATCCAGGCGGAACCAACTCACCGGTTACGCAGCGTGACCGATGGGCTGAAGAAGCTGAAGAGGAAATTGGtgaagaggaagcagaggaagaggaataG
- the zbtb7b gene encoding zinc finger and BTB domain-containing protein 7B isoform X1 has translation MNSADLRAKDQRGGERAGGRRKQAPIFSWVYGLEVAMSPGEDGLIGIPFPEHSNELLSHLNDQRRSGLLCDLTLTSRGARYPTHRSVMAAVSLYFRRLFGTEEGGGEGGGGFSVCQLDCVAPDALDALLEFAYTATLTIPSSGMRDVLRGAQLLGIQCVADACRDILGEKAEVEPAEEQRAQHMATDRMAGGNSMVERGSRRKTDRKKVKKVGPHHINSSVLNPPPASPVSHPSPASDSFRSLPSTQPPSPEQEELRLKAGQNGDPRVIRNPERGATLNGGQLHWLHERPRIAQPPPVPPLSDKLSEDEEGFGDDSMLMESTSIPTSVADRGAVASTVGGGRKRKSQTPQQCPVCQKIIHGAGKLPRHMRTHTGEKPFQCSACGVRFTRNDKLKIHMRKHTGERPYPCPHCSARFLHSYDLKNHLSLHSGARPFECPLCHKAFAREDHLQRHRKGHSCLELRPRRPRRGAELGEDGRGDGGVREQSNPLDALSLQAHASAFLPHTLLDGGSGSGAGPHMMFPGDIERERSLALQALAHIRPHRLAGYPELFLRSLELRAGREAEGEDPGGTNSPVTQRDRWAEEAEEEIGEEEAEEEE, from the exons GTGGCAATGTCTCCAGGAGAGGACGGTCTGATTGGGATCCCCTTCCCGGAGCACAGCAACGAGCTCTTATCACACCTAAATGACCAGAGAAGGTCAGGACTCCTCTGTGACCTCACTCTGACGTCCCGTGGGGCACGCTACCCGACTCACCGCTCCGTCATGGCCGCCGTCAGTCTCTACTTCCGTCGGCTGTTCGggacagaggaggggggaggtgAGGGCGGGGGAGGTTTCAGCGTGTGCCAGCTGGACTGCGTGGCCCCCGACGCCCTGGACGCCCTGCTGGAGTTCGCCTACACTGCCACTCTGACCATCCCCAGCTCCGGGATGAGAGATGTGCTGCGAGGGGCTCAGCTCCTGGGCATCCAGTGTGTGGCTGACGCGTGCAGAGACATCCTGGGGGAGAAAGCGGAGGTGGAGCcggcagaggagcagagagccCAGCACATGGCTACTGACAGGATGGCGGGGGGCAATAGTATGGTGGAGAGAGGGTCTCGAAGAAAAACGGACAGAAAGAAGGTGAAAAAAGTGGGACCGCATCATATCAACTCCTCGGTTTTGAACCCACCGCCTGCGTCTCCTGTCTCGCACCCTTCACCTGCATCCGACAGCTTCCGCTCCCTGCCGTCCACCCAGCCTCCCAGCCCCGAACAGGAGGAGCTTCGCCTCAAAGCCGGGCAGAACGGAGATCCCAGGGTGATCAGAAATCCAGAGAGAGGGGCCACACTAAATGGCGGGCAGCTTCACTGGCTGCACGAGCGCCCCCGTATAGCCCAGCCGCCTCCTGTCCCGCCCTTGagtgacaagctgtcagagGACGAGGAGGGTTTTGGGGATGACAGTATGCTGATGGAAAGCACCTCCATACCTACCTCTGTAGCTGATCGAGGAGCGGTGGCGTCCACAGTGGGaggtgggaggaagaggaagtctcAGACACCCCAGCAGTGCCCCGTTTGTCAGAAGATCATCCATGGAGCAGGGAAGCTGCCCCGAcacatgagaacacacacaggagagaagcccTTTCAGTGCTCGGCATGTGGAGTCCGTTTCACCCG GAATGATAAGTTGAAGATCCACATGAGGAAACACACAGGCGAGCGTCCTTACCCCTGCCCGCACTGCTCTGCCCGCTTTCTGCACTCATACGACCTCAAAAACCACCTGTCCCTCCACAGTGGGGCGAGGCCCTTCGAGTGCCCGCTCTGCCACAAGGCCTTTGCCCGAGAGGACCACCTCCAGCGTCACCGCAAGGGACACAGCTGCCTGGAGCTGCGGCCACGCCGGCCCAGACGTGGGGCAGAGCTTGGGGAGGATGGGAGAGGGGACGGAGGCGTGAGGGAGCAGTCCAACCCTCTGGATGCTTTGTCCTTACAGGCCCACGCCTCAGCGTTCCTCCCTCACACATTGCTAGATGGTGGGAGTGGATCCGGCGCCGGGCCCCACATGATGTTTCCAGGTGACATCGAGAGGGAGCGGTCTCTCGCCCTTCAGGCTCTGGCTCATATCAGGCCTCACAGGCTGGCCGGCTACCCTGAGCTCTTCCTACGAAGCCTGGAGCTGCGAGCGGgcagagaggccgagggagaAGATCCAGGCGGAACCAACTCACCGGTTACGCAGCGTGACCGATGGGCTGAAGAAGCTGAAGAGGAAATTGGtgaagaggaagcagaggaagaggaataG